The Arachis duranensis cultivar V14167 chromosome 9, aradu.V14167.gnm2.J7QH, whole genome shotgun sequence genomic sequence tattttgagttttgtgcaattttatttattttaggtagcattcggatggatttgatgaagtttctgcagaaaagaataagaaaccaaagagatgccCAGCGAAgactgacgcggacgcatggctcacgcgaccgcgcggaatggagaaattGCAATGACGTGATCGCGTGCCTGACCCGAACGCGTGAACTGGAAtatgcacaaatgacgcgagcgcgtggacgacgcggatgcgtcacatgcgcgatctgcaaaattacAAATGACGCCAGTTACGAattttgggctgttttgacccactttccagcccagaaaacacagattagaagctgcagaatggacaaagcaagtgCTCCCCAAccatcaactgaaaatctgttaattaattcgaatttaaattcaaatcttatcttttaggaaaagatattatttttaatttttgattttaaaaccTATTAGGATTAGTAATAAATAGAAACTCGGTACATTTAGACAAGCACCATATTTTTACCAATTTGTTACGAGaactcttatttttcttctctgaaccatgagcaactaatcctccattgttaaggttaggatctctgtctatttgtaatggattaattcgtttgatctttctaatttattccatgctttgatttatatttcaataattgttttcgctctttattttatgaatatgggtggaacggaagtatgacccatgttctaactgagttcttgtaaaacttggaaaagctctttacttgaacaacagcttgaaaatatattatcttaaattttaattatttggatctaatgggatacgtgacatataatccccttatttttgggtaattagaatttttgtggcatataaactgaaaattaatttttaccctctaattggaattaactgaccaagaaattggcagttaataaattttagaggagactaggaaggtctaaggaattaggacctagtcacatatagtttgccatgaaactatatcttgcatgattaaattagttagtaataaaaaaatttaattcggaaaaatagataactctgaaaccttaactatcttctcgttatattattcccaacttatttatttgtctgtgTTTAATactctttgaataccaaaacactcttttctgcttgcctaactaatcttatcaaatactattgttgcttaatccatcaatcctcgtgggatcgacctttactcacgtaaggtattacttggtacaatccggtgcacttgccgattagtaagtgtgggttataaattccacACCAGTCCCCTAACTGTTCCTAGATCGCCTTAACAAAATGGAGTTGCGGAAAGAAAGAATAGGACAATTCTAAATATGGTAAGAATGATGTTAAAAAGTAAGTCGTTACCAAAAGAGTTATGGGGAGAAGCAATTGCATGTGCAGTTTATCTCTCAAATCACTCACCTACCAAGAGTTTAAGAGATATAACACCTCAAGAAACATGGAGTGGTTTAAAGCCTAATGTATCACATTTAAGGGTTTTTGGATCTATTCTATTGCATATGTCCAAAAACTTGTATTTATTGGTTATGAGGAGAATCTAAATGTTACAAATTTTTCAACcccattaataataaaataataataagcaaagatgttgagtttgaaaaaaaatgcaaagtGAGACTGGAGTACATAAAATGAAGTCACTTGTGATTTTCTGCCTTACTTTGAGAAAAAAGAAGCCCTGATGCAATAAGTGCAAGGCGAAATCGATCCTTCAACATCAGCATTAACCCCattagcatcatcatcatcatctccaTCCTCTAGTTCAAGCGAAGGCCCTCACAGATATCGAAGTCTTCCTTATCTCTATAAACAAGCAGAAATGTTAGAGGATGAAAATTTATTGTGTTTACTCTCCAATGATGagcctttaagttttaaagaagCTGTCAAAGATGAGAAATGGATACAAGCTATGGAGGAAGAAATTCAAATAATTGAGAAGAACAACACTTGAAAACTTGCATAACTTTCAAATGGTTATCAGGCTATTGGAGTCAAATGGGTTTACAGAGTTAAAAAGAACTCTAAAGGTGATGTAGAAAGGTATAAGGCAGGACTCGTTGCAAAAAGGTATAAGCAGAAGTAAGGAATAGATTATGATGAAGTGTTTGCTCCAGTTGCTCGCTTGGAGACGATAAGGCTATTGTTGTCACTTACAGCACAGAACAACTAAAAAATTCACCAAATGAATGTGAAGTCTGCTTTTCTGAATGGTAATATTCTAGAAGAAGTTTATATTGAACAACCTTTGAGTTTTGTTGTTGAGGGTTATGAAGATAAGGTGTTAAGGCTTAAAAAGGCCTTATATGGACTGAAACAAGCTCCAAGAACTTGGAATGATCGTCTTGATACGTATTTTCAAGATAATGGTTTCACTAGGTGTATTCATGAATATGTACTTTATGTGAAAGAGGAAAGAGGAAATTTGTTATTTGTTTGTGTCTATGTGGATGATCTTATATTCACAGGAAGCAATCAAATAATGTTTGAAGAATTTAAGAATGTAATGGCTCAAGAATTTGAGATGAGTGATATGGGACTAATGTCTTATTATTTGGGAATTGAAGTGAAACAAATAGAGGATGAAATTTTCTTCTCACAAGAGGCTTATGCAAGAGAGCAATTGAAAAAACTTAACATGCTAGACTGTAATCCTACTAATACACCTATGGAGTGTGGAGTCAAACTTTCTAAAGAGGAAGAAGGTGTAAGAAAAGTTGATCAAACATTATTCAGAAGTCTCGTGGGGAGTTTAAGGTATTTGACCTGTACCGGACCTGacattttattttcagtttggTTAGTTAGTCGTTACATGAAAAATCCAGCAGAAACCCATATGAAGGCAGCCAAGAGAATTCTTTGCTATCTTAGAGGCACTCTTGAGTATGGCATGTTTTATTCAGTTTCAGATGAATTCAAATTAATAGGCTATTGTGATAGTGATTATGCTGGGGATATTGACGACAGGAAGAGTACTACtggatttgttttttttttctaggaAATAATGCAATTTCTTGGTGTTTAAAGAAATAACTTATAGTCACTCTTTGAACTTGTGAAACTAAATATGTTGCTGCCATTTTCTGTGCATGTCATGTAATTTGGCTGAAGATACTACTAAAGGAACTTCATTTTGAGCAAGCTGAATCCACCAAGATCATGATGGACAATAAGTTAGCGGTTGCCCTAGCAAAAAATTCAGTATTTCATGACAGAAACAAGCACATAAAAACAAAGCATCATTTCATTCGACAATGTATTGAGAACATGCATGTGGAGGTTGAGTATGTGAAATCACTTTGATCAAGTTGCTGACATTTTCACAAAACCTTTGAAATATGATACTTTTCAAAAGTTAAGGATTATGATTGGAATAGAAAAATTATCAAGTAGGgagaatgttaaaaataaacttgatgATTAGAATTTAAGAATGAATAGAAATCATAGTTTAAATAAGTTGtctatatttagttttaatttaaaccATTTGTTTATTAAGATGTATTAAGTTTAGatgtcaaaaaaaattataaatacatatataatcatTTTATAAATAACAACACACAAATACATTTAATACATTCTTCTCTATTTTATATTCTTCGTGAGTGTGTGGaccttgttcttttattttccaaCACTTAATTCAATACTCATTCTATTGTTTTCAATTGTCTGAAACCCTTTCATGGTATTATAGAGCTCAGGTTGCAGTTAATCATGGAACTCGTAATTCGACTTCcatcttctcattcttcttctaatgCTTTCACTGCCCCTCTCCGTAATAAACTCATTGAAAACACTTACAAAATATGGTAACAATTAGTGTACAAGTTATCAATGGCAATGAACTGCAAGATCATCTTCGTCCTAACAAAAATCCCTTAACAATTTAATGATGAAACTAATAGTGCTGCTGGAATCGAATCCAAAACTTTCAAAGAATAGAAGCAAAAGGATTATTATCTTATGATCTGATTGCTCACATCCATGGATAACacattaaaaaaaggaaaagtttatgagccaacaactttattaaattctgaCGAACAtgtaattagtaaaaaaaagtgAGTAATCCTACACTATTGGATAAAATCtcatactattaaaaatattattaatgactACTTAATgattacaaattacaaaaattactgACCCTTAACACtcttcttaaaaaaaatctaatactAGATTACCAATTTACTCATACCAAGGTTGGTCCAAAATCACAGGGTATTTTGCAAAGATCTCCAATATTAAAGTTTAATCTCTCGAATCAGTTGAACTCCATCAAAAAGTAAGGGATCACTATCTCAAAATACCTGAAAAGAATTTGAGCTATTGTGGACTCACTCGTTATTATTGGTCATCTACTGTCTCTGATCATGTTTCGGCCTTTAATGAAGGTCTTACCGAAGAATATGCAATGTTCATGTCCTCTGTTCTCATAAGAGTGATTCTTTAACTTTAATTGAAGTGGAGGTATTGTTGCTTGCActtgaagatatgattgatcGCTTTCGCAAATCTAAATTATTAGCCACCATTCAagcaaatctttttcaaacctcTCCTCAAATTGGACGTGGCTCTTTTTTATCATAatctattataatttattatttttagtcattagttaattattaatattcaataatatagactaaatatatattattaaattattaattaaaaataataattaaacataataaattataatagataactcttgagtatttttcttatttatataaaaaatatcaattattaaattaattatttatataaaatatatattaaaatataaaatttatattaaaaataaattaataatatatatatatacacaaatatataataataaatttggtgtttaatttttaatgtatacataatattttttattagacaaATAACTAATTAAGATTATTTGTCGAATTTATTTAAGCGCAACATCTGAagcattattttatttgtcaattAAGGGAATAATAGTACAACACAACAATCCTTTATTAaaaatctcaaattttttttataattttgtaatattttttcagtaatattttttaaaagtattactaaaaatacattattttaatcttaacaatattttttaaaacactaCTATGATTATCATAATTGAGGTGACTTACTAAAATCCACCTTATTACAATTGGTTACAATTTATAATTCATCATGATTTTTCGCTCCCACCTTGGCTCCATCATGGTTTAGAAGATAAGTAGTAGCTAAGGAAGCATGAAGTGCAGCACCATAGGGTAAAGCATCTTCATTGACAGTGAAATGTGGTGAATGCAACGATTGTAGTGGTTCACCGGTGAGACTCTGCATTCCAAGCATGAAGAAGTAACCCGGTAAAGCCTCCTGATAGAATGAGAAGTCTTCAGATACTGTTACAGGTTCCATCCCATGAACATTATTGTTTCCAACAACTTTCTTGGCCACTTCAAGAAAATGCTCATGCAACTTGTCGTCGTTTATGGTTGCTGGATACGACGGTTCGTGGAAGTTGACCTCCGCAGTGCACCTATGGACAGCCGCTTGTCCGGTGACAACCTATGCAACGATATTAAACAGTTTAATCAAATATGTTGAAACATATTTATGCCATATCCCTACTACTCACGTGCAATTGTCTTCATTTGAAGTTGAAAGTTGAGAAtcgttagataataatttagtcaaatatgtcaaatcatctaacgattcTTATTTAACAACTTCACATTAAAATAACTGTACGTAAATTTTCATCTTAAATTGCATGTTATATATGTGTAAAAACTCATGCAGTTAGTTGTTTTCGTGTAAATTACTGATTCGTTAGATTATTTGACATGTTTAATTaaaggtgaaaattcaggtaaagtcgtgaagttgatacttagatgaaaatttagtcaaatcagtcaaattatttaacagtTCTCAAATATTAACTTTACTAAAGTCGACTCCATCTGAATTTTCAATTGTTATTTAGCTAACGATTATCCTCGACCGTCAATTTTACATGAAGACAATTGTAGGTGTGTTTTTACATTTATGTACCTGGTGAATGCGCTCCTTCAAACGCGCGATGCTTTCAGGTAATAAAGCTCGGATGGTTCCTCCAAAAGTGACAGAATCTGGAATAACGTTGTATGCACCATCTGCATGGAAATTGGCAACCGTGAGGACCTGGGGATCAAGAGGATCAGCTTCACGAGAAACAAGTTGTTGCAAGTTGACAACAGCACTAGAAGCTGCCAAAACAGGATCAATGGCGAAGTGAGGCATAGCTGCATGGCCTCCCTTTCCATGTATAGTTGCATCAAACATTCCACTTCCTGCCATTAATGGACCAGCCTTAGATGCCACGTGTCCTACGGGTAATTCACGTACCGGCGCCACGTGCAATCCAAAGATGGCTGACACTTTGTCTAATACTCCTGCCTCTAAGACTCTCTTTGCCCCTGCCCCTCCTTCCTCTGCTGGttgaaaaacaagaacaacGGTGCCCTATATATGTAGTCATGAATTTGTCAGAGGGTGGAGAATCATGATGCCatgaaaattggaaaaatataCAGTTTTACAAAATTGGTTTAATTTCTAGGGATTGTGATGACACACAAAAATGTTAAGTTTatataaaaaggaaaagtataaatagataatgaaaatactaaataacgtgaataatagatatattagatgttcattttattaagTGTATCGCGtacggatggttattctaatattaaaatttagataagtAATTTGGAggtatagtatatttttatttaattaatagttattcatattattcaaaaaaattattgattatttagCATAACctatataaaaatcaataattaattgatttttaatatatattttatatgaataattaatttaaatattgatcTTTGATGTATAGGCATGACGGATGATACATGTGATGTGTGAATAGTGAGAAAACTATGGGGCCAACCTGGGACATGGTCTCTAACACATATAATtggtattttattttacatttttttcttgtttattaaacataattttagtataaatttatttatttttattttttaaacaatagtTTATAGACACAAATAAGTTAATtataatagaaaattaaattaaaaatattataaattaaaagaaaataattataagaacTTTATCCTGTTATAATTTTCTactatatgtgaatattgtttACAAATAATACTGAAATATggagtaataattaataagctCCCAAAATAGTATTATAATTGTAGAATTTTTGTattggataaattaatttttaataataaaaaaactaataaattagtctatatttttttaaaagatcagaCATATTATTAGTatgtaataattaatataataaaaaagatattagtttttatatatcTTTGAAATTTTAGATGATTTAGCCATTCTATATatcaaacttttttttcttaaataccCCAAACAAAATCAAAGACCATTAATTTTgtcagtttttaaaaaaatttacaaactaATCTgtcattctattttattaaatacttatatatcaaatatttaaaaaggtTAAGTATTAACGAATTTTCATTAAggacttatttatttatgtgcAAAAAGTTTTATAAAGAACATATTAGTTAAGAAAGAAAATCATACTTTAATCTGATCTTCATGTTGTTTGAGAATCTTAGCAGCACCAAGAACCATAGCAGTGTGAGCATCATGGCCACAAGCATGCATCTTTCCAGGTACTTTACTCTTGTGTTCCCACTCCACCATTTCCTAAGATTACATACAACAACAGTCAACAAGTCAATGAGTAAGTGACATGTCACATTCATCACATCAATACTATATATtttcatttaaatatttttttaattattattttaattttgaacaagaaaaatacTTAAATGGGTAAGTTACCAAAATAATAGTATCCAAAAGTTTATAGCCTTCACAAAAATAATCCTTAAAAGTACCAacaacaaacaaatttttgaataatttaaaaattaaaaagaaaactaataaataatatatttcttataagtggcagaaaattttttatatttatcaaacGATTTATccgtttaattcaaatttttgtggtgatattgaataattatttaaaaggtgcacacaaaaataaaaacaaaaattaatctttaaattttttatttttttaaaaaaattggtgattcacaataattttttttaatcacttgatataaaatgattaaattttaaaaataaaaaaattgatttttaataatatttatttgtgaataaaattattaatacatAAGTAACCTGGATTGGGAGACCATCAATATCAGCTCTTAAAGCAACAAAAGGAGGTTTTCCAGTTCCAATGTATCCAATAACACCGGTTTCAGCAACTGGATGCTTATATGAAATTCCCATTTTGTCCAACTCTGCTCTTATAACCTCACTAGTCTTAAATTCCTCATAGGACAATTCTGGGTACTCATGAATCTTTCTTCTGATCCCAACCATCCAATCAAATACTTCAGGACTCTTAGCCAAATCTAGAAATTTTGTGGAGATTGACGATGATGAATGTGAGAATATGGGTGTTGCAACAAAGACGtgaaagatgatgatgaagaaacaAAACAAGTTGAAGGAACCCATAAGGAACGGATTTGTGTGTGAAGAGAAAATGCAAGTTCAAATTAAAGCAAATAGCTACTAATTAAGGAAAGAAATTAGGTTTTAATAATCAATCAATGTATGTTGGAGGATATTTATAACGGTGCATCAGTGCATGCAGGACATAACGATGCAAGAAAAGACAATAGTGGCATCATTGTAATTATCATGTACAGTGATGACTGATGAGATAAGACCACGTGTTAAGTATTGCATTCAAAGATTGTGTAATGCTTAGCTTCTTATGTCTTCTATTTACAATGAGTTTAACACATGGTTTCAAAATGCTCTAAAAAAAACTTATTGGGCaagtaatttttagtattttttattattatttgattaatataatattaaattatttttaataaataaattttatttatttatatgtaataaattgtatatatgtaaaattttgataaatatatgtgtaaataaattatatattttttatgtataaaatttttgtaaatataaatataaattattattgattaagtATTGGTTaaacttaataatatttattagtcaTGTAATATTGTTTATGTTCTAAGGATATTTCTTTTTAAATCACCCATTTAAATTTTAGACTAAacaaattgaattcaatttgctttaaaaaaaattaaatagataaatttttattttttttatacttttttaaataaaaattaataatttttttaatattctctCTTTTTTGATTGAAAAACCCAATTCAAtcttactaaaatatttttttatttaatattttatgcaATAAGTGCCATTTTTGTTAAAGGTTTTAAGgctaaaattagaattttactttttttcttaaataaaaaataaaaaatagatgagCCAACTCGTTTAACCTATTATAGTTTAGTCATAAATgatccaaacttaaaaattgaacctcataaacaaagaaaaaaaataataaacaaccCATCTCGTACAACCCACAAATTTAGGTAGGTCGAGTTGATCCTTttacaacaataacaacaacaacaactattTAATTAATCCTTAAGcgtgaatattttaatttaggaaagaatattttttaacttgTCATCATCAATCAATATTACTAGttcaaacaaataaatttaaatataaaatctaaactTCTCTAGTTTGTCATAAATAAGTCATAAGTCAAGAATATTTTCATCCTCCTTAGTCATAAGAAATAACAAATGTTCTTTTatgttctatatatatatatttaaatatgtgAAAAAAGCTCTCAGCTACtcaaaataacaaacaaaagagaataaaattgattatatatagAGTTTATTTGGATGAGTttctaaaaaaaagatttttttcgagttattttttttaaaaattttatggaaaaataaaaataattttatgtttgggtattttatacaaaaaaatctttttatctattaaatatgtttggatataataatataaaagtacttttttatttatttattacatgaaaaacatcttttttttaaaaaaaatcttttaaaaaaatgtaaattatagcttctcaaaaaatatatttttttattttctaatacttttatttttactactaaaaatttattaaatacgttaaaaataatttttttcatttttttaatagaataataaCGTCCAAACAAACACATAAGCGAGTTCTTGGCGGAAAAAAAACCCTGGACTAACTAGTAGCTCGCTCTATACTCAATTTGCTTTTAATAGAAAAAGACTTTGACAAGTGCAATCTTAACTCGGTTACAAATtggtgaatttttttaaattaattaagattgcATCATCAATTTTTGGTACTTTGACATACAAGCTGCTGAAATTGGCTAGGAACAGATAGATATCAAGTAAAAGctaacaattaaattaaatcaaacaataataattcagTTAGATcgatatataatataattagtcAACCAAATGTTAGCTTAATATAGATAATAAAGTATATATTCTGTAAATTTAAATGGGGAATGCTAGGGGCAAAAAATGTACAAGTGTCCTTTAATTTAAGCTGTTATTGAAACTGgagtattatattatatttttttgatggAATAATATCTTGCTTAAAgcacttaaatttttaaataaaaaataatatatagagtATGATTGGAtagatgataaaaaaaactacTACAGCAGAAGGTGTGTGGGACAACAGggaaatataataataattaaatttataataattggAGGAAAGCACAATGTGTTATAAAAGTATGAGACAACTCAACCACTTTTGGCTTCATGCATCTGGATTCTAGAGCCTCCCATTCCAATCGATTTAAATCACATGTTTTATTCCACATCCTCATTATTTTCATCATGGTTACAATATAATGCTGATATATAATAAGCTACGAAGAACAGGCTGCATTTGTTTTTCTAATACAGTTTGAAATCcttattaaaatgaaaatttcatCAATCAATTGTTCTATTTATCTGTCTATATAATAATCTTTACTtgatctaaaattaattacGTATAAATTAACTTTATCTAATTTTGCATTTCTTACATAAGTATTAATATAAGATGTGACAAAAAATTCAATTCTAATTCAGCATAAAAAGTTCAATTTTTATCCATTTTTAGTTAATTCGTATCAAACAAAAGCTCATACGGATTACTCAATTGCAATAGTTACAACTCTAATATTCTAAAGAGGCCAGGGGACCTACTCcaagagaaaaaaatgataaacaaACTGTGGAAATTATTGATTTGAGACAAATTAAAGTTACAGCACAagcacaataatttttttttttctgttgtcTGGGCACGAGGCCAATAATTGTAGGCATATAGTATTATGAAAATATCTCTTAAGAATAAATGGTTGAAATTAAAAGATGGTCCACTAAAATAATACTTAGTATATAACTACAATATAACGTAATTTCAATATCTATTTTCtactataatttataataattaataaatactaaacaattaacttaaaatttagtataaatttCTTATAACGGTCCAATTTTATATTACACTTACTaaaatattgtatttatttggacgctattaaatcaataaaaaagtctttttttaatgaaatttttttaatgtatttagtaaatttttaataataaaaataaaatcactaaaaaaataaaaaaaatatttttttaaaaagttataatttatattttttaaaagattttttatctaaaaaaatatatttttagcatcataaaaaaagttatttatattattatactcaatcataatattaaataaaaatatatgtgaaatatttaaatataaaattatttttataattttttaaaagatgaatCAAAAGTCTTTAGCCGTATATATCAATTATCAAACAAAAACCCTAAGTATGTGTATGTGTGCCGCTCCTATCTTCTCCTGTTTATTCATATTCAATCACTAAAACTATTATCGATCCATGACTTAATTTCTCCACCTTTTTAGCTTATCAAACTACCATAGAAATACACGGTAACATGTTGTGAATTTGCAAAGACGAACAATCAAAGTTAAAAAAGTAATATGTTTCATTTAAGAGTCTGTAGTTTACTAACACAAGGTGGAATTTAAACCCCACAgtttagttaaattaattttatttaataattaaaacacAAGCTATGgaatccaaaaataaattacaattcaaccataatatAATATGGAAAACCAAACATTAATCTTAGGGTAAACATGAAACTATACTTTCATGATAAACATGAAAATACTTCTCATATACGGATGTAGACAAGGGACAAATTGTTGAACGGTCACGTGAGCCTTCAACTTCAACTATAGGATGAACTACTTCTCCTTTACGAAAATTAATCTATTCCCACACTCCTTGTTTATGACGTTGTGCATGAATAAGCTTGACAAATATAATCTAtattaaccaaaataaaaaataatcaatatcaatcaacaattataaattaatatgtatttagtatttatatataataattaatttgataattatcTCTTTATGtttcatagaatattttttgtaaGCCTAATACATTAATGGACAGTACTGCAGAGATGTAACTAAAATGATTAAAAGTTCAAAGTTGAAATCATCTTCAAATGTTGAGagcttaaaaaaaaatatattttttaaaaccacTATTTGAATCACGTAAAGAAATTCACATGATATAAAAGTTATTGATTCAAAAATAAACTCTtcacctttttattttaataatacaCTCATTTTACAGAAGTCATAAAACACTACAGTTTTAGTCGGTTAGACACGTGACTGATTCAGAAAATTTTGATAGTAGagcaatataaataaataaatatatataatataatataatataataataatttttataataaaaatattgtgtGTACGTAaacattaattataaatttatttattaatcatTATGTATtcgtatataaatatatgtattgtttaatttatttttaatgtgtattttttattttaatatatatatatatataggtagtTTTTTTCAATGTAAATATAACACGATTAGTTTTTATAATatctaattttacaaattaaaatactaaaataatcatttataaatagggtaaagtatattttttgtccttaaagtttgacaaaagttttaaaaatatccctaaattttattttgtttcaattttgtctcaaaagttttcgatttgcatcaaatatacccctaacggctaattttttaaaaaatttaagatcgaTTTAACAACAATTTTATAAGAACAACCCCTCAACAC encodes the following:
- the LOC127739577 gene encoding IAA-amino acid hydrolase ILR1-like 4, producing the protein MGSFNLFCFFIIIFHVFVATPIFSHSSSSISTKFLDLAKSPEVFDWMVGIRRKIHEYPELSYEEFKTSEVIRAELDKMGISYKHPVAETGVIGYIGTGKPPFVALRADIDGLPIQEMVEWEHKSKVPGKMHACGHDAHTAMVLGAAKILKQHEDQIKGTVVLVFQPAEEGGAGAKRVLEAGVLDKVSAIFGLHVAPVRELPVGHVASKAGPLMAGSGMFDATIHGKGGHAAMPHFAIDPVLAASSAVVNLQQLVSREADPLDPQVLTVANFHADGAYNVIPDSVTFGGTIRALLPESIARLKERIHQVVTGQAAVHRCTAEVNFHEPSYPATINDDKLHEHFLEVAKKVVGNNNVHGMEPVTVSEDFSFYQEALPGYFFMLGMQSLTGEPLQSLHSPHFTVNEDALPYGAALHASLATTYLLNHDGAKVGAKNHDEL